The sequence below is a genomic window from Nicotiana tomentosiformis chromosome 6, ASM39032v3, whole genome shotgun sequence.
CTCAATTTGCAAAAATAGAGAAAATTTCATTAGAGACCAGTGATTCATATTAAAACATGGCATAGGAGTATACTATTTACAGTATGAGATTGAGCAATAATTAATCTGGTTATTTACACAAATTCCAGATTTTCTAACAAAAAAAAAACTCccttttcttaaattttatttacAATCTGAACTGGTTCACTTAGGTGAttttaatcatccctaattctaacctgttcctttcaaagtgctcTCTACTTAGTGCTTTTGTAAAGATGTCAGCAATCTGTTTATCAGTAGCACAAAACTCTATAGTGATCAATCCCTTCTCATAATTGTCCCTTAAAAAGTGAtgtctaacatctatgtgctttgtTCTTTTATGATGAACGGGGTTCTTTGTCATACTaatagcactagtgttatcacaaaatatAGGGATACATCCAACATCGATTCCAAAATCCCTCAATTGCTGTTTAATCCACAATacttgagcacaacatgaggctgCAGCCACATACTCAGCCTCAgtagtagataaggccactgaatttttctttttggtggcccaagacacaagtcATAAGcaaagaaagtgtgccatacctaaggtgctctttctatccataagaaaacctgcataatcagcatcagcatatcctacaagattgaaattactaccttttggataccaaagacaaagatcagtggtgccttttagatatctcaaaattcttttgaaagcagtcaagtgagactccttcgggattgcctgaaatcttgcataaaggcctacactgaaaacaatgtcaggtctactagcagtgagatacaacaatgagccaatcattcccctatacaacttctgatcgacagatgaaccaggttcatccatatccaacattgtagctgttgcaataggagtgtcaatttctttggaatcttccattttaaaccttttaagcaactcttttacatacttctgttgatggatcatagttccatttgaattttgtttaatttgtaagcctaaaaagaaattaatctcacccatcatgctcatttcaaattcactccccattagtttagcaaaatctttacttaacttatcagtagttgctccaaagattatatcatcaacatatatctcaactaccaagagatctttatctttttctttcaagaacaaaatattgtcaattttacctctcttgcagtcatgctcaagcaaaaactttgataatcttcCATAGCATTCTCTTggcgcctgcttgagcccataaagtactttgtcaagcttgtacacatgatcaggactctcattgctttcaaaccccggaggttgattgacaaacactatttcctttagatagccattgaggaaggcactcttgatatCCAGCTGGTGGAGGgtgaattccatataagcagcaaaggctataaggagtgtTATTGCTTCCagccttgcaactggagcaaagattttatcatagtctatgccctcctcttggctatattcttgaaccaccaatctttccttgttccttgtaacagttcaatcttcatcaagtttgtttctgaagacccattttgtgccaattactgatctgtccaagggtcttggcaccagatgccaaacttgactcctttcaaattggttgagttcatattgcattgcatttacccagtctgcatcctgcaaagcctcagcaacatttttgggtttaataagagataagaaagaataaaaagcacaaagattctttaattAAGATctagttttgattccagaggttggatcagtaattatgttctcaatgggatgagaaatttgatacttgtaaggtttcacaaccaactggtttccccttTATGTTCTTTCAATGCTTTGTTGCtgtggaacaggttcatggacaggttcccttgaggtttgagaattatttcctctttgttctattccccttgtcaggttgccctgggtagaaggacctgttccatcacttgttccttcttccagtgcagcttcagtatgggctgtggtttcattttaagtttcttaccagcccaattgcttcatcatcatattcctgtctctcagaaagaatgttagtttcatcaaaaaccacatgaatactttcttcaacacacatatTTCTTTTGTTATATACCTTAtatgctttactatgtgaagaatatcccaagaatactcccgcatcacttctgggatcaaacttgcctagggagtctttaccattattgtgcacaaagcacttgcatccaaatgtcctaagatgggatatatttgattttctccctttaagcaactcatagggagtcttctctactaAAGGTcttgtcatgcacctatttatgatatagcatgcagtatttacagcttcttcccagaagctatggggcagtttactagaaagaagcatagtcctagatATATCTTCAAGagttctattctttctttcaactactccattttgttgtggagttctatgggcagaaaaattatgatctatgccatgcacatcacaaaattcagcaaatttagcattttctaatttagtaccatgatcagacctaattgatgcaagttgatttcctaattgtttctgagtttttctaacaaaggaagtgaacatgtcaaatgcttcatctttagatgttaaaaacagtgtccagataaacctagaataatcatcaacaagcactatcacatatctcttaccacctctacttaatgttctcattggaccacataGATTCATATGAACTAGTTCCATCGTTctggtggtacttaccactttcttgcatttaaaagaggatcttacctgcttctcCCTTGCACAAGCTTCACAAACTTTGTCTTTCTTAAACTTAATGTTAGGTAGttctatcaccaagtccttggagactaatttgttgagttgacttagacttgcatgtccaagcctcttatgccaaaggaggggatcactaTTCAGCACACTTAAGCAAGTTAGTTCATTCTCTGAGAGTGTGGATAgatctataatatatatattattcactcttttaccctgcaaaacaatcttgtcagtgataagatttatcacaaaacatttagtagaggtgaatgctaccaagttacctctatcacacaattgtgacaCACTGATTAGGCCATACTTCAAGccgtctatcaagtagacattctcaatggaATGAGAGTCATGCTTACTtaccttaccaaccccaatgatttcacctttctttccatttccaaaggagacatttcctcctttgaggtcctcaagtgaaatgaACTGGTCCTTGCTTCCTGTtatatgctttgagcagccactgtccatgtaccatatttaGCTGTTCCCCTTCACTTGAACCTACAAAAGGAAATAAGGGGtgagtcttaggaacccaaactagtttgggtccctttctataagcAAAGGGATGAATTAAATTCCTTTTAGCCCAGCTTGTTAACcaattcttcccttgaacaaaatttttgttcttttgactgGCCCTTTCTTTTGAGTTACATTTACTTATATTGACTAGTCttaccacagtgagtacaaatTTTGTTCTCAGGAAGAGTGATGTACTTGTTTTTAGGATCCCACTTAGGTAGttgattcccaaagccaagtcctcttctattgctactgtgatgttcctgtagccatggCAAAGCATCgtaggacctgttccatttactagttctgtctagttcatgcttgaccttgcctagatcctTCTTTAGCACTCTTATGTGatcatccttcttatacaactcatcttttagtttgcctacattttcttctaaagtgagttgtgttCAATCAGTTGTCTTCTTACTGGTTCCTACTTttagttttagattttcagattttAACTCAAGAACATTTGCTTCAAAtgtatgaacctggttcttcagaGCAGTATTTTCACTCACAGTCTCACTAACTCTGAGCTCCtggttcttacactttgcttttaaaatcacacaatccttagacaactgttccttttctttatttattacctcagattcatcaatgaaatctagcaataattcagagagtttttctttagacaaaaacttaatcttgtctttgagatgaattatacTTATCTCAGATTCCTCATCTgattctccaattgccataagtgcttgttcatctccatcttcatcatctgattCCTCATCTgaactttctccccaagcagcaaccatagcctttgttgatcctttgttcttcttgggatgaacctgttccttcttcctgttccttcgttcaaatatttccttcttccattcaatttcccattgagggcagttcttgatgtgatgatcagtcttcccacacttgtagcatcaCTCATTGGTTGTTTTTTCAGGAACCCTTGATTTGTTATAATTTCCACCTCTTGAAGAACCTTTTCCTCTCATAAGGTAtttcttgaagtccttggtgatTATAGCCATTTCATCTTCCTCCAGATCagcaccttcagtgattctgagtgcgagactcctttccttcttgggcacatccatcttcatggtctaccttctaagttcataagtagTGAGATTttcaattagctcatccaacctaagagtTGTAATGTTCTTAGATTCCTGAATTGCAGTGATTTTTCTTTCCCAAGAAACTGGTAGAACCCTAGTCAGAATCTTTtcaactttgtcttcttcaagaaGAGTCCTTCCAAGAGACTTCAGTTCATTAgtcagtgtggtgaaccttgtatacatctcttggataGTCTCTCCTTCATTCATAgagaaattctcatattgagaatatagtaaagTACCTCTGGACCACTTTACCTGAGCggttccttcatgagccacttgcaaggtgtcccaaatttccttagcagtagtacaGCTTTGAATTCtgctgtactcatctggaccaagtccacacacAAGCCACTTCTTGGGCTTAGGttctcccatttcctcaagtcgtcaacagtgcagtcagctcttatttttggcacctcttctccttcgTCATTTATTTTTATGGTAGCCAAtggaccatctgtgacaatgtcccatagttcatagtcttctcctatgatgtggtCTCTCATTCTGTTTTACCACCaggagtagtactggccattgaagagtggtggcctagcagtggattgcccttcccaattTCCAGCTTTCTTGGAGTTTTCTTACGGTTGTACTAAGGAAAATGAGTTTCTCATAAGCAATCATTGAGACTATACACATACTGATTTCTGAGAATTGGTATTCTATATTAATTAATGGAATAAGACATGGCTTCTTCAAATATACAAGAGGATTGAAACAAGAAAATCCTCTTTCACCCTCTCTTTTTATTCTAGTTGCATAGGCTTTATACAGGTCCCTTAACAGACTCAATGAGAAAAATTGATTTATTGGTTAACCCAAGATAAACCACATAAATTATGCTGATGATCTAATTCTTTTCTCTTCTGATGACATAAATCAGTGAAGTTGCTAATGTAGACTCTAGATGATTACCAGGACGTATCTGGTCAAGATATCAACAAGAGAAAAAAATCCTGAAGTATAACTATGGAGATAGCAAAGCTAATAAAAGAGTTATTAGAAGACTCCGAAAATGGACAGAATTTAAGCATATGCAATTCCCCTTCACTTATCTTAGATGCACTATCTATATAGGCAGAAAGAAGATTTGTTATATATATCCACAAAAGTGCTAAATAAAGCTGGAGGCTGGCAAGGGAAGCTCCTATTATTTGATAGAAAAGCAGTCATTATCAAACACATACTTCAGTCTCAAACTCTCTACCTGCTTGCAGCTGTGGTGCCTCCCAAGACCATTATTGGGCAGATTAAAATGTACTTGTCAAATTTCTTCTGGGGTGAAAAAGCAGGAAAGAAGAGCTATCATTGGTGCTCCTGGGATAATATGAGTTATCCTACCGATGATGGAGGAGTTGGTTTTGAAAAGTAATAGAATATATGCGACTCGTTCGCAGCAAAAATATGGTGGAAGACAACTTGTGGACAAAATTACTCAAAGCTAAGTACTACCAAAGATCTAACTCCATGTCAAAACGATTGGACCCCAAAGACTCTAACCCTTGGAGAAGCTTAATCGAGTATTTTACTATGAAGATTGTGTTTTGTTTATTACAATGAAAGACAATTGTTGCCTATCAATGTAATGCAAATTGTGTTTTGTTTATTTCAAGAAGAAGTCGTTGAACAGTTGAAGGAGGAGAATGGTGTTTTCATCATATTCACTGAATATTTTTTGTTAATTCAGATTGTGTTTTCATCATATTCACTGAATATCTTTCCCTTTGGGAATCAATCATAAGAGAATAACTGAAGGCATGCTTTGGTTTAAGTTGTCACTACACAGAAATTTTCTAATGCTTTTAAATTTTAATGTTTCCTTGTGTTGTATCCTATTTCAGGTCTTTTAACTTTTAAGTATAAAGTAGTTTATCAATCTGTTCCAATCAAGCATTCTTTAGATGCAATAGCTTATTAGAATATTATATTAGCAACAGTTTCTAAGTCCACTAGAGCTTATTAGATTAGCAATAATCCTTAATAATgcgtacaatccgatccaaaAATCTGAAATATTTATCCGATCTAAACTTTAAAATTCGATCGGATCCAATTCTAATTCAGATTGGATTCGGATTGCATTTTGTAGAATCTGAAATCCGAACTTTCAATCCGAAATATGCTAAATCTGTTCTGATCCTACCGATGCACAACCCTATACTAGATGGCTGAAGATGCAAGAGTCTATCCTCTGGCAAAAATACAGATTCAGATGGGACGAAGAAGGTGATTCTAATTCCAAATATTTTCACAGTGTGATCAAGGAAAAAAGGAGAAGAGCATATATCTATAAAATCAAGAATAATCAAGGAGCATGGATTAAGGGAAATGAAGCTATCGCAAATGCTATTATTTATCACTCCAGCAACCTGTTTACCCACACTTATAGTGATAATAACTATCTTTTTCTgcttacccacaggttcagaatcttatacgatatattatgatgcatctcgcattgggcttggtgtggtattaatgcaagatggaagagtgattgcatatgcatcgtgacagttgaaagttcatgagaaaaattacccggttcatgacttagaattggtagccattattcatgcgctgaagatttggagacattacctttacggtgtctcgtgtgaggtattcactgatcatcgtagtctacagtacctgttcaaacaaaaaagacctcaatctgaggcagagaagatggttggaacagttgaaagactatgatatcaccattttgtatcaccccagaaaggccaatgtggtggccgatgctttgagtagaaaggctgtgagtatgggcagccttgcgtatatttcggttggtgagaggccattagctgccgatgttcat
It includes:
- the LOC138894613 gene encoding uncharacterized protein gives rise to the protein MGEPKPKKWLVCGLGPDEYSRIQSCTTAKEIWDTLQVAHEGTAQVKWSRGTLLYSQYENFSMNEGETIQEMYTRFTTLTNELKSLGRTLLEEDKVEKILTRVLPVSWERKITAIQESKNITTLRLDELIENLTTYELRR